A part of Rhodoligotrophos appendicifer genomic DNA contains:
- a CDS encoding glycerophosphodiester phosphodiesterase family protein yields MRWAPGQRSLHWLVERPVAHRGLHNKAEGVIENTPSAVDAAIAAGYAVEVDLQLTADGDAIVFHDPELGRLTDGSGPVRSHSVDALKRFPIKDSADRIQTFDELLRQVDGRVPLLIEIKSQWDGCGPLEGRVAEVLAGYDGPAALMSFDPDSVEALRHYAPWAVIGFTCAANGDVTDGEHLSIARRRDVRSLSILSRLQPDFLAHHVRGLPSALTRVYRSLGRPVLAWTVRTEADRERASQFADQIIFEGLRPSVPLRKPDRPQMLADVSGREDHHG; encoded by the coding sequence ATGCGGTGGGCGCCCGGACAAAGGTCGCTGCACTGGCTGGTCGAGCGGCCGGTCGCCCATCGCGGGCTGCACAACAAAGCAGAAGGCGTGATCGAGAACACGCCTTCGGCGGTCGACGCCGCCATCGCGGCCGGATATGCCGTCGAAGTCGATCTACAGCTGACGGCCGATGGCGATGCAATCGTCTTTCACGACCCGGAACTGGGCCGGCTGACCGATGGTTCGGGACCGGTTCGATCTCACAGCGTCGATGCGCTAAAACGATTCCCGATCAAAGACTCAGCCGATCGGATTCAGACATTCGATGAACTGCTCCGGCAGGTCGATGGACGCGTCCCCCTCCTCATCGAAATCAAGAGCCAGTGGGACGGCTGCGGCCCGCTCGAGGGCCGGGTCGCAGAGGTCCTGGCCGGCTATGACGGGCCGGCGGCGCTCATGTCCTTCGATCCCGACAGCGTCGAGGCCTTGAGGCATTATGCGCCTTGGGCGGTGATCGGCTTTACCTGCGCGGCCAATGGAGATGTGACGGATGGCGAGCATCTTTCCATCGCGCGTCGGCGCGACGTTCGCAGTCTCTCCATTCTGAGCCGGCTGCAGCCGGACTTCCTTGCCCACCATGTGCGCGGGCTCCCCTCCGCCCTGACGCGCGTCTATCGCAGCCTTGGACGGCCGGTCCTCGCCTGGACCGTGCGCACCGAGGCCGACCGGGAACGGGCCTCGCAATTCGCCGACCAGATCATCTTCGAAGGCCTGCGGCCATCCGTGCCCTTGCGCAAGCCCGACCGACCGCAAATGTTGGCGGATGTGAGCGGGCGTGAAGACCATCATGGATGA
- the ettA gene encoding energy-dependent translational throttle protein EttA: MAAQYIYHMHELSKAYPGGKKVLDNVNLSFYPGAKIGVLGPNGSGKSTLLKIMGGLDKEFSGEAWAAEGVKVGYLPQEPQLDTSKSVRENVMEGVAEKQAILDRYNELMMNYSDETADEGAKLQDVIDSQNLWDLESQVEQAMDALRCPSDDADIQKLSGGEKRRVALTKLLLSKPDLLLLDEPTNHLDAESVAWLEHFLKAYGGTVVLVTHDRYFLDNVTGWILELDRGRGIPYEGNYSAWLEQKQKRLIQEGREEEARQRNLKEELEWVRQSPRARQAKSKARLNAYEELLNQDVGDKVNQQQITIPPGPRLGNVVIEAEGLNKAYGDKLLIEGLDFRLPPGGIVGVVGPNGAGKTTLFRMITGQDKPDGGALRVGETVVLGYVDQSRDSLAPNKNVWEEISDGNDIIVLGKREVPSRAYVSWFNFRGGDQQKKVGQLSGGERNRVHIAKMLKSGANVILLDEPTNDLDVDTLRALEDALLDFGGCAVVISHDRWFLDRTATHILAFEGDSHVEWFEGNFEAYEEDKKRRLGDEAVQPHRVKYKRFERN; the protein is encoded by the coding sequence GGCGTCTTGGGCCCGAACGGGTCCGGGAAATCCACCCTGCTGAAGATCATGGGGGGCTTGGATAAGGAGTTCTCGGGCGAAGCCTGGGCGGCCGAGGGCGTCAAGGTCGGATATCTGCCCCAGGAACCTCAGCTCGACACGAGCAAGAGCGTCCGTGAAAACGTGATGGAAGGCGTCGCTGAGAAGCAGGCGATTCTCGATCGTTATAACGAGCTCATGATGAACTACTCCGACGAGACGGCCGACGAGGGGGCCAAGCTTCAGGATGTCATCGACAGCCAGAATCTCTGGGATCTCGAATCGCAGGTCGAGCAGGCCATGGATGCCTTGCGCTGTCCCTCCGACGACGCTGACATCCAAAAGCTCTCAGGCGGCGAGAAGCGTCGGGTCGCTCTGACCAAGCTTCTGCTGTCCAAGCCGGACCTCCTGCTGCTCGACGAACCGACCAACCATCTTGATGCCGAATCCGTCGCCTGGCTGGAGCATTTCCTGAAGGCTTACGGCGGGACCGTGGTCCTCGTGACCCATGACCGCTATTTCCTCGACAATGTGACCGGCTGGATCCTGGAGCTCGATCGCGGCCGTGGCATTCCCTATGAGGGCAACTACTCCGCCTGGCTGGAACAGAAGCAGAAGCGCCTGATCCAGGAGGGCCGGGAGGAGGAGGCACGCCAGCGCAATCTGAAGGAAGAGCTGGAATGGGTGCGTCAGAGCCCGCGCGCCCGTCAGGCCAAGTCCAAGGCGCGCCTGAATGCCTATGAGGAGTTGCTGAACCAGGATGTAGGCGACAAGGTCAATCAGCAGCAGATCACCATCCCACCGGGACCGCGCTTGGGCAATGTCGTCATCGAAGCCGAGGGTCTGAACAAGGCCTATGGCGACAAGCTCCTGATCGAGGGTCTGGATTTCCGTCTGCCGCCGGGCGGCATCGTCGGCGTCGTCGGCCCCAATGGTGCGGGCAAGACCACTTTGTTCCGGATGATCACCGGCCAGGACAAGCCCGATGGCGGCGCTCTGCGCGTCGGCGAGACCGTCGTTCTCGGTTATGTCGATCAGTCCCGGGATTCACTGGCGCCCAATAAGAATGTCTGGGAGGAGATCTCTGACGGCAATGACATTATCGTGCTGGGCAAGCGGGAAGTGCCGTCGCGCGCTTATGTGAGCTGGTTCAACTTCCGCGGCGGCGATCAGCAGAAGAAGGTCGGTCAGCTGTCCGGCGGCGAGCGTAACCGCGTCCACATCGCCAAGATGCTCAAATCAGGCGCCAACGTCATCCTCCTCGACGAACCGACCAATGATCTGGACGTTGACACGCTGCGGGCGCTCGAGGATGCGTTGCTGGATTTTGGCGGCTGCGCGGTTGTGATCAGCCACGATCGCTGGTTCCTCGACCGGACCGCGACCCATATCCTCGCCTTCGAGGGCGACAGCCATGTGGAATGGTTCGAGGGTAATTTCGAGGCCTATGAGGAAGACAAGAAGCGCCGCCTTGGCGACGAGGCGGTGCAGCCTCACCGGGTCAAGTACAAGCGCTTCGAGCGGAATTGA
- a CDS encoding GNAT family N-acetyltransferase, protein MDDRPEAIITVESTIASIAAADWDACANPVGRSYNPFVSHAFLKALEESGSVGPRAGWLPQHLVLAGPCGSVDGCMPCYLKSHSQGEYVFDQGWADAYERAGGQYYPKLQVSVPFTPVTGPRLLVPDSPDRLQRQALLASGSVELMRRMKASSVHFTFLTEEDRTVLEGLGFLGRKDQQFHWQNDGYDSFDDFLASLQSRKRKTLRREREEALSGGISVEWVTGGDLKEHHWDAFFEFYMDTGARKWGQPYLNRRFFSLVSAAMADRILLILCKRNGAYIAGALNFIGSDTLYGRYWGATEHWPFLHFETCYYQAIDFAIAHRLSRVEAGAQGEHKLARGYLPHITHSAHFIHDRGLARAVEHYLRQERAYVDEANSELSDHSPFRHET, encoded by the coding sequence ATGGATGATCGGCCAGAAGCGATTATCACTGTCGAAAGCACAATCGCCAGCATCGCTGCGGCGGATTGGGATGCTTGCGCCAATCCGGTCGGCCGCAGTTACAATCCTTTCGTATCGCATGCCTTCCTGAAGGCGCTCGAGGAGTCGGGCTCGGTCGGGCCCCGCGCCGGATGGCTGCCACAGCATCTCGTGCTCGCCGGCCCCTGCGGCAGCGTCGACGGATGCATGCCCTGCTATCTCAAGAGCCACAGCCAGGGCGAATATGTCTTCGATCAAGGCTGGGCGGACGCTTATGAGCGGGCCGGCGGCCAGTATTATCCGAAACTTCAGGTGAGCGTTCCCTTCACCCCCGTCACGGGCCCGCGCCTGCTGGTGCCGGACAGTCCCGACAGGCTGCAGCGGCAGGCCCTCCTGGCCTCAGGCTCGGTCGAACTGATGCGCCGGATGAAAGCCTCGTCGGTGCATTTCACCTTCCTGACGGAGGAGGATCGAACGGTCCTGGAGGGGCTCGGATTTCTCGGCCGGAAGGATCAGCAGTTCCACTGGCAGAATGACGGCTACGACAGTTTCGACGATTTCCTTGCGAGCCTGCAGTCGCGCAAGCGAAAGACCTTGCGGCGCGAGCGGGAGGAGGCGCTGAGTGGCGGGATCAGCGTCGAGTGGGTCACAGGAGGCGACCTCAAGGAACATCACTGGGACGCGTTTTTCGAATTCTACATGGACACCGGGGCGCGGAAATGGGGACAACCCTATCTCAACCGCAGATTCTTCAGCCTCGTGTCGGCGGCCATGGCAGACCGTATCCTGCTCATCTTATGCAAGCGAAATGGCGCCTATATCGCCGGGGCCCTGAACTTCATCGGATCCGACACCCTCTATGGCCGCTATTGGGGGGCGACGGAGCACTGGCCGTTCCTGCATTTCGAGACCTGCTATTATCAGGCGATCGACTTCGCCATCGCCCATCGCTTGAGCCGCGTGGAGGCCGGGGCCCAGGGCGAGCACAAGCTTGCCCGGGGTTATCTGCCGCACATCACCCATTCCGCCCATTTCATCCATGACCGGGGACTGGCGCGCGCCGTCGAGCACTACCTTCGGCAGGAACGGGCCTATGTGGATGAGGCCAACAGCGAGCTCAGCGACCATTCGCCATTCCGCCACGAGACTTGA
- the metF gene encoding methylenetetrahydrofolate reductase [NAD(P)H], with protein MTMHPTTPIRPLEEFDSNRIEVSFELFPAKTPGAGKTLEETVRRLASLEPRFFSVTYGAGGSTQTETSSTLDMIRNEVAVPAAGHLTCVGASRADTAAMVERYRSMGIKHIVALRGDPSGGLDNAYCPHPEGYANAAALVAGIRSLGDFEISVAAYPEKHPESSSVEADLAMLGAKVENGATRAITQFFFDNAAYYRYVDRVRARGIDVPIVPGIVPITNFERVCAFARKCGATIPRTLVDRFAGLEGDPETMKLVAAAVAAEQVAALRDQGVRHFHFYTLNRADLAYAICRLLGVGPKSVVRQAA; from the coding sequence ATGACGATGCATCCGACCACACCGATCAGACCTCTCGAGGAGTTTGACTCCAACCGCATCGAGGTGTCGTTCGAACTGTTTCCTGCCAAGACGCCCGGCGCGGGCAAGACTTTGGAGGAGACGGTGAGGCGGCTCGCCAGCCTGGAGCCGCGATTCTTTTCTGTCACCTATGGCGCCGGCGGCTCGACCCAGACGGAGACGTCCTCGACACTGGACATGATCCGCAACGAGGTGGCGGTGCCCGCTGCCGGCCACCTCACCTGCGTCGGAGCCTCTCGCGCCGACACCGCGGCCATGGTGGAGCGGTATCGATCCATGGGCATCAAGCACATCGTGGCACTTCGTGGCGATCCCTCAGGGGGTCTCGATAACGCCTATTGCCCTCATCCTGAGGGTTACGCCAATGCCGCGGCCCTGGTCGCCGGCATTCGCAGTCTGGGCGACTTCGAGATCTCGGTGGCGGCCTATCCAGAAAAGCATCCGGAATCCTCCAGCGTCGAGGCCGATCTCGCCATGCTGGGCGCCAAGGTGGAAAATGGGGCGACTCGGGCCATCACCCAGTTCTTCTTCGATAACGCCGCCTATTACCGCTATGTCGACCGGGTGCGGGCGCGCGGCATCGATGTGCCCATCGTTCCCGGCATCGTGCCCATCACCAATTTCGAGCGCGTCTGCGCCTTCGCCCGGAAATGCGGCGCCACGATCCCTCGCACTCTCGTCGATCGGTTCGCGGGTCTTGAGGGTGATCCCGAGACCATGAAGCTCGTGGCCGCCGCGGTGGCTGCCGAGCAGGTCGCAGCGCTTCGCGACCAAGGGGTGCGGCATTTTCATTTCTACACCCTCAACCGGGCTGATCTCGCTTACGCCATCTGCCGCCTTCTCGGTGTCGGACCAAAGAGCGTCGTGCGCCAGGCGGCCTGA
- a CDS encoding AzlD domain-containing protein, with product MTMSDWPIWLIVLLVGGLSTYVWRFLGAVLVSQVNPQGEFLLWVRAVATALVAALVWKLMLTPSGVLAETALSNRVIALAAGVAMFFLAKRNLPLSIAVSLGTLMAAEALHLRLL from the coding sequence ATGACCATGAGTGATTGGCCGATCTGGCTGATCGTGCTGCTCGTCGGCGGCCTCTCGACCTATGTCTGGCGCTTCTTGGGGGCCGTCTTGGTCAGCCAGGTCAACCCGCAAGGCGAGTTTCTCCTGTGGGTCAGGGCCGTCGCGACCGCTTTGGTCGCAGCTCTGGTCTGGAAGCTGATGCTCACGCCCTCCGGAGTTCTGGCGGAAACTGCCCTGTCCAATCGGGTAATCGCTCTGGCGGCGGGCGTCGCGATGTTCTTTCTCGCAAAGCGGAACCTGCCGCTCTCGATCGCGGTCTCCCTCGGGACCCTCATGGCGGCCGAAGCGCTTCATCTTCGCCTGCTGTGA
- a CDS encoding ABC transporter substrate-binding protein, producing the protein MGFRWFGRRSCRALVIISALAASAAGSASQAQDVGACVDGIGADMINAAQKGTPQAFYGVIDRHADNQTIALLSLGQYRKLLPPDRIGDYTALVKQFIAKTLADNYRKFRASSVVVTSTKAQGNAVNVETSLKFLGGRPSQKVIWKVSAAGNDCKVLDVNVTNVWLGQLLRSSVTSAIQNGGQSIDAAFIYLEPAGSRRNTEIKVNR; encoded by the coding sequence GTGGGATTCCGTTGGTTCGGCCGTCGCTCGTGTCGAGCGCTGGTCATTATCTCCGCACTGGCAGCCTCTGCTGCCGGGTCAGCGTCGCAGGCTCAGGACGTCGGCGCGTGCGTGGACGGCATCGGCGCCGACATGATCAATGCGGCCCAGAAGGGTACGCCCCAGGCATTCTACGGGGTCATCGACCGGCATGCGGACAATCAAACCATCGCGCTCTTGTCGCTGGGCCAGTATCGCAAGCTCCTGCCACCGGATCGCATTGGCGACTATACGGCCCTGGTGAAGCAGTTCATCGCCAAGACCCTCGCCGATAATTATCGGAAGTTTCGTGCCAGCAGCGTGGTGGTGACTTCCACGAAGGCGCAGGGCAATGCCGTCAATGTGGAGACGTCCCTCAAATTCCTGGGCGGCCGCCCTTCGCAGAAGGTGATCTGGAAAGTCTCCGCTGCCGGCAATGACTGCAAGGTTCTCGATGTGAACGTCACCAATGTCTGGCTTGGCCAGCTGCTCCGGTCATCGGTCACCTCGGCCATCCAGAATGGAGGCCAGAGCATCGATGCGGCCTTCATCTATCTCGAACCCGCGGGCAGCCGGCGGAACACAGAGATCAAGGTCAACCGCTAA
- a CDS encoding HIT family protein, with protein MPMPAYDPDNVFAKILRGELPCHKLYEDDLTFAFMDIMPRADGHALVIPKNPSRNLLEIDPSDLAAVMATVQIVARAAMKAFNAQGITIQQFNEAAGGQVVFHTHVHILPRHEGVSLRPPTSQMAANEILARHADILRAALES; from the coding sequence GTGCCTATGCCTGCTTATGATCCCGACAATGTCTTCGCCAAGATCCTGCGCGGCGAACTCCCCTGCCATAAGCTCTATGAGGATGACCTCACCTTCGCCTTCATGGACATCATGCCCCGGGCCGATGGCCATGCTCTGGTCATCCCAAAGAACCCCTCGCGCAACCTGCTGGAGATTGACCCTTCGGATCTGGCCGCCGTGATGGCGACGGTGCAGATTGTCGCCCGCGCCGCGATGAAGGCCTTCAACGCCCAGGGGATCACGATCCAGCAGTTCAACGAGGCCGCCGGCGGACAAGTCGTCTTTCACACCCATGTCCATATCCTCCCCCGCCATGAGGGGGTTTCCCTGCGCCCGCCGACCTCTCAGATGGCCGCCAATGAGATCCTCGCCCGACATGCCGATATCCTGCGCGCCGCGTTGGAGAGCTGA
- a CDS encoding MlaA family lipoprotein: MIACMGLRGRVKSDQHDGMLRRGSRALLAGAVCIAVTAGLGQKLVAQEAIVSAPYYDAELIAAVQAFTQPEVPPSANVLASPAGTLGSIEDLEPTDGAGDDLRVDPSDRADPLERFNRVMFTVNDTLDVAILKPAATAYRFLVPSVLRQGVANILANAASPVTLINDLLQGEGDRAQTTLVRFAMNSTVGVGGFLDVAAQNGFAQHSEDFDQTMAVYGIKSGPYIVLPLFGPSTLRHAVGRVADAVTTPTTWLLMDAAVVESMSPTMAQTMVSRESALDQIDSLRQTSPDYYAAVRDLYFQYREAEIRNGRIDVEELSDIPDVSE, encoded by the coding sequence ATGATCGCCTGCATGGGCCTGCGCGGCAGAGTGAAGAGTGACCAGCATGACGGGATGCTCCGGCGGGGGTCGCGCGCGCTGCTGGCGGGTGCCGTCTGTATCGCGGTCACGGCCGGCCTCGGACAGAAGCTGGTCGCGCAGGAGGCGATCGTCTCGGCGCCCTATTACGATGCCGAGCTGATCGCCGCCGTGCAGGCCTTTACCCAGCCCGAAGTGCCACCGAGCGCAAACGTGCTGGCCTCGCCGGCCGGCACTCTCGGTTCGATCGAAGATCTGGAGCCTACGGACGGAGCCGGTGACGATCTGAGGGTCGACCCCAGCGATCGGGCCGATCCGCTGGAGCGCTTCAATCGAGTGATGTTCACCGTCAACGATACGCTGGATGTGGCCATCCTCAAGCCCGCAGCCACAGCGTACCGCTTTCTGGTGCCCTCCGTCTTACGACAGGGGGTGGCAAACATCCTTGCCAATGCCGCCTCTCCGGTGACGCTGATCAACGACCTGCTGCAGGGCGAAGGCGACCGGGCGCAGACCACGCTGGTTCGCTTTGCGATGAACTCGACCGTCGGCGTCGGTGGATTTCTCGATGTGGCGGCCCAGAACGGATTTGCCCAGCATTCGGAAGATTTCGACCAGACCATGGCGGTCTATGGCATCAAATCCGGCCCCTATATCGTCCTGCCTCTGTTCGGCCCCTCCACATTGCGACACGCGGTCGGACGGGTCGCCGACGCCGTGACGACACCGACCACGTGGCTGCTCATGGATGCGGCTGTCGTCGAAAGCATGTCGCCGACGATGGCGCAAACCATGGTGTCACGCGAATCGGCTCTTGACCAAATCGACAGTCTGCGCCAGACCTCGCCAGATTATTACGCGGCAGTCCGAGATCTTTACTTCCAGTACCGTGAGGCCGAGATTCGAAATGGGCGGATCGACGTCGAGGAACTCTCGGATATTCCGGACGTTTCGGAATGA
- a CDS encoding AzlC family ABC transporter permease: protein MSGKKSESSESLGGYDWSAILAGARSAFGVPWLVMAASFLGFGALVKSLGVTLETALFSIAFIWALPGQVVFVTMLAQGAGFFAIALAVTLTAIRLLPMVLLVLAKSRQQGEPRWPEFLLAHLTAVTLWVIANQHMDTMPREQRLPWSIGMGLTLATSMIAVTTLGYVLSDALPPLVAAAMVFLTPSFFFISLLASAYYRFDYAAILLGSALTPVGMYYVPQFDLLFAGLLGGTLAFLALHPRLRRRSRS, encoded by the coding sequence GTGAGCGGTAAGAAAAGTGAATCATCTGAATCCCTTGGCGGCTATGATTGGAGTGCAATCTTAGCGGGCGCGCGGAGCGCCTTCGGTGTGCCGTGGCTGGTGATGGCGGCCTCTTTTCTGGGCTTTGGTGCGTTGGTGAAAAGCCTCGGCGTCACCCTCGAGACGGCGCTCTTCTCCATCGCCTTCATCTGGGCTCTGCCGGGTCAGGTCGTCTTCGTCACCATGCTCGCCCAGGGTGCCGGATTCTTCGCCATTGCTCTGGCCGTCACCCTCACGGCCATAAGGCTTCTGCCCATGGTGCTCCTGGTCCTCGCCAAGTCGCGCCAGCAAGGTGAGCCGCGGTGGCCGGAATTTTTACTGGCCCATCTCACCGCGGTGACCCTGTGGGTCATTGCCAACCAGCACATGGACACGATGCCGCGAGAGCAGCGGCTGCCCTGGTCGATCGGCATGGGCCTGACCCTGGCCACCTCCATGATCGCAGTGACGACCCTGGGCTATGTCCTGTCGGATGCCCTGCCGCCTCTGGTGGCGGCAGCCATGGTCTTCCTGACGCCGAGCTTCTTCTTCATCTCGCTGCTGGCCAGCGCCTATTATCGCTTCGATTACGCCGCGATCCTGCTGGGCTCTGCACTGACGCCGGTCGGCATGTATTACGTCCCGCAATTCGACCTGCTATTCGCCGGCTTGCTGGGCGGGACCCTGGCCTTTCTCGCGCTCCATCCCAGACTGCGAAGGCGCAGCCGCTCATGA
- a CDS encoding ArsR/SmtB family transcription factor, translating into MVDENRSEQLLTALRAIAEPSRLRLLFIISHGEFNVTELTQILGQSQPRISRHLKLLVDAQVIERHREGSWVLFRMAERETGGALARLIADLLSADDPFHARDLARIETIRAERANAAMNFFRSNAGNWDRIRSLHIAEDQVEEAVKRVVGSDPVDTLLDVGTGTGRILELLGPRVRQGIGLDMSREMLAVARARLDAAALRHCQIRQGDIYHLPYASQSIDLVTIHQVLHFLDEPERAIAEATRVLRPGGRLLVVDFAPHEFEFLRENQAHRRLGISAPQFSAWAERAGLASELVETLPPPAGVEEGLTVSLWLAQKGDTETRRVPELSHILQVE; encoded by the coding sequence ATGGTGGATGAGAATCGATCCGAGCAATTGCTGACGGCGCTGCGGGCCATTGCTGAGCCGAGCCGGCTGCGCTTGCTCTTCATCATTTCCCACGGCGAGTTCAACGTGACGGAGCTCACCCAGATCCTGGGTCAGAGCCAGCCGCGCATCAGTAGGCATCTGAAGCTTCTTGTCGATGCCCAAGTGATCGAGCGTCATCGTGAGGGCAGCTGGGTCCTGTTCCGCATGGCTGAGCGCGAGACCGGGGGGGCCTTGGCGCGCCTGATCGCAGACCTCCTCTCTGCGGATGATCCCTTCCACGCCCGTGATCTGGCGCGCATCGAGACGATTCGCGCTGAGCGGGCCAATGCGGCGATGAACTTCTTCCGCTCCAATGCAGGCAATTGGGATCGCATCAGATCCCTGCATATCGCCGAGGATCAGGTCGAGGAGGCCGTCAAGCGGGTCGTGGGCTCCGACCCCGTCGACACGCTGCTCGACGTGGGAACTGGCACCGGACGCATTCTGGAGCTTCTGGGTCCGCGCGTGCGACAGGGCATCGGGCTCGACATGAGCCGCGAGATGCTGGCGGTCGCCCGGGCCAGGCTCGACGCCGCAGCCCTGCGCCACTGCCAGATCCGGCAGGGTGACATCTATCACTTGCCCTATGCCAGCCAGAGCATTGATCTTGTCACCATCCATCAGGTCCTGCACTTCTTGGATGAGCCCGAGCGGGCCATTGCGGAGGCGACACGGGTGCTGCGCCCGGGCGGACGCCTGCTGGTTGTCGATTTTGCCCCTCACGAGTTTGAATTCCTGCGTGAGAACCAGGCGCATCGTCGTCTGGGCATCTCCGCTCCGCAATTTTCCGCCTGGGCTGAGCGCGCCGGTCTGGCCAGCGAACTTGTGGAAACGCTGCCGCCGCCGGCCGGTGTGGAGGAAGGCCTGACGGTCTCTTTGTGGCTGGCGCAGAAGGGCGACACCGAAACCAGACGTGTCCCGGAACTATCCCATATTCTTCAGGTTGAGTGA
- a CDS encoding MlaC/ttg2D family ABC transporter substrate-binding protein produces the protein MKTCSGSVSRRAFLSVLGTGLLSATVLLHNPVIALADTGAEKFVQSIGQNVLAAARAQSAGQFGAILRKSADIQTIANYSLGRYRAKLPAAQKKEYYKLFETYITNVFVSNASKISGSSLKINGSQARSDSVIVSSEVQFSDGRPAMPVIWRLVKAGGGYKIFDINVQGVWLAGLTQQSFVSVISQNNGDVGSLMAFLQK, from the coding sequence ATGAAAACCTGCTCGGGGTCTGTTTCCCGTAGGGCCTTCTTGAGCGTGTTGGGGACAGGATTGCTCTCCGCGACCGTCCTCCTGCACAATCCCGTTATCGCTCTGGCCGACACCGGCGCCGAAAAATTCGTTCAGTCCATCGGACAGAACGTGCTGGCGGCCGCGCGTGCCCAGTCGGCTGGACAATTCGGCGCCATTCTCCGCAAGAGCGCCGATATCCAGACCATCGCGAATTACAGCCTAGGCCGCTATCGCGCCAAGCTGCCAGCCGCGCAGAAGAAGGAATATTACAAGCTCTTCGAGACCTACATCACGAATGTGTTCGTCTCGAACGCCAGCAAGATCAGCGGCTCTTCTCTGAAGATCAACGGATCACAGGCTCGCTCGGATAGCGTCATCGTCTCAAGCGAAGTGCAGTTCTCCGACGGCCGGCCGGCGATGCCCGTCATCTGGCGGCTGGTGAAGGCTGGCGGCGGCTACAAGATTTTCGACATCAACGTGCAAGGGGTTTGGCTTGCCGGCCTCACCCAGCAGAGCTTCGTCTCGGTGATCAGCCAGAACAATGGCGACGTCGGTTCGCTGATGGCCTTCCTGCAGAAATAG
- a CDS encoding RidA family protein yields MGKIQDKLTALGITLPEPAAPVANYVGYVVTGKLVFISGQVTLKDGKFEYIGKVGKDFSVEEGAQAARLCAINILAQLKAAVGGDLERVQRCVKLGGFVNAVPEFTDHPKVINGASDLIVEVLGDKGKHARFALGAGSLPLNVACEIDAVFEIA; encoded by the coding sequence ATGGGTAAAATTCAAGACAAGCTGACCGCGCTGGGCATCACCCTGCCAGAGCCCGCGGCTCCAGTGGCCAATTACGTCGGATATGTCGTGACCGGGAAACTCGTGTTCATCTCCGGGCAAGTCACCTTGAAAGACGGAAAATTCGAGTATATCGGCAAGGTCGGCAAAGACTTTTCCGTCGAGGAAGGCGCCCAGGCGGCGCGGCTGTGCGCGATCAACATCCTGGCGCAGCTCAAGGCGGCGGTGGGTGGAGACCTCGAGCGGGTGCAGCGCTGCGTGAAGCTGGGCGGCTTCGTCAACGCAGTTCCCGAATTTACCGATCATCCCAAAGTGATCAACGGTGCCTCGGACCTGATCGTCGAAGTGCTCGGCGACAAGGGCAAGCACGCCCGCTTCGCGCTGGGGGCCGGCTCGCTGCCGCTGAACGTCGCCTGCGAAATCGACGCCGTCTTCGAGATCGCCTGA
- a CDS encoding YchJ family protein: MMITAGDPCPCSSGESFAACCGPYIAKERAAPTAEALMRSRYSAFAADAIDYLEDTLLPSTRGDFDRQSVVDWARNSEWTGLEIVATKDGGETDREGQVEFIAHFTMDGEKRTHHETSRFSKKEGRWYYVDGRVGKRQETVVRSTPKLGRNDPCSCGSGKKYKKCCGAAAA, encoded by the coding sequence ATGATGATCACTGCTGGCGATCCCTGCCCCTGCAGCTCCGGTGAAAGCTTCGCCGCCTGCTGTGGTCCCTATATCGCGAAGGAGCGGGCAGCGCCGACGGCGGAGGCTTTGATGCGCTCCCGCTATTCCGCCTTCGCAGCCGACGCGATCGACTATCTCGAGGACACTCTGCTGCCCAGCACGCGCGGCGATTTCGACCGCCAGTCGGTGGTCGATTGGGCCCGCAACAGTGAATGGACCGGCTTGGAGATCGTCGCCACGAAGGACGGCGGGGAGACTGACCGTGAGGGTCAGGTCGAGTTCATCGCCCACTTCACCATGGACGGCGAGAAGCGGACCCACCACGAGACCTCCCGCTTTTCCAAGAAGGAGGGCCGTTGGTATTACGTTGACGGCCGCGTCGGCAAGCGTCAGGAGACGGTGGTCCGCTCGACGCCGAAGCTCGGCCGAAACGATCCCTGCAGCTGCGGGAGCGGCAAGAAGTACAAGAAATGTTGTGGTGCCGCGGCCGCGTGA